A single genomic interval of Sebastes umbrosus isolate fSebUmb1 chromosome 9, fSebUmb1.pri, whole genome shotgun sequence harbors:
- the LOC119493877 gene encoding protocadherin beta-16-like, giving the protein MGDKGFPELRPILFFASFIVTLHLVNGDLSYSIPEEMKRESVIGNIAKDLGLDLRTLSSRKARVDFEGTRKRYCDINLSTGDLITSERMDRESLCGKKPSCVVKVDLVLENPLELHRLSLHVQDVNDNSPKFKKQLIEMEISESAVKGNRFSIEEAHDADIGQNAVQRYNLQKNDNFILAVDSNKVELVLENELDREKQKEINLLLTALDGGSPQRSGTVVIHVTVLDANDNAPVFSQTVYKASLPENSPPDTIVINVSATDADEGVNGDVTYDLSHVSDDDENVFSIDPKTGEIKVTGLIDFEERNSFEMRVEAKDGLGQTSYAKVIIDVTDMNDNAPVIYLKSLTNPIPENVSPGTEVGIINVQDRDSENNRQVRCSIQQNVPFKLVPSIKNYYSLVTTGQLDRELVSDYNITISASDEGSPPLSSSKSVQLSVADINDNPPVFEEQSYSAYVSENNKPGSTLCSVTARDPDWRQNGTVIYSLLAGEVNGAPVSSYLSVNGDTGVIHAVRSFDYEQFRSFKVHVMARDNGSPPLSSNVTVSVFISDVNDNSPQILYPAPEGNSFMTELVPKAAHGGSLVSKVIAVDADSGQNAWLSYHIVKSTDPGLFTIGLHSGEIRTQRDISESDSMKQNLIVAVKDNGQPSLSATCSMYLLISDNLAEVPELKDISYDEKNSKLTSYLIIALVSVSTFFLTFIIIILGVRFCRRRKPRLLFDGAVAIPSAYLPPNYADVDGTGTLRSAYNYDAYLTTGSRTSDFKFVSSYNDNTLPADQTLRKSPSDFAEAFGDCDSSPEVGTVQSTLLVAMHFWLVCLHVFMSLQFKSVCLVVEAKCLSNGGKRVFWSSLLFLIIRQQIITYFAWCPSKPWDSNWCRFVIFVVVLVYAVSGLLMGHIQVLSQKDKICR; this is encoded by the coding sequence ATGGGAGACAAAGGATTTCCAGAGCTTCGTCCGATCCTCTTCTTCGCTTCCTTTATTGTAACGCTGCACCTCGTTAATGGAGACCTGAGTTATTCTATTCCTGAAGAGATGAAACGCGAGTCTGTTATCGGAAATATAGCCAAAGATCTCGGTCTGGATCTGAGGACCTTATCTTCCCGAAAGGCCCGTGTTGATTTTGAGGGGACTCGTAAGCGGTACTGTGACATTAATCTGAGTACCGGAGATTTGATCACGTCGGAGAGAATGGACAGAGAAAGCCTTTGTGGAAAGAAACCCTCGTGTGTTGTGAAAGTAGATCTGGTGTTAGAAAATCCTCTGGAGCTTCATCGACTTAGTCTTCATGTTCAAGATGTAAACGACAACTCGCCAAAATTCAAAAAGCAATTGATTGAAATGGAAATAAGTGAGTCAGCCGTGAAGGGAAACCGCTTCTCCATCGAGGAGGCCCATGACGCAGATATAGGTCAAAATGCTGTTCAAAGGTACAACCTACAAAAGAACGACAACTTTATTCTCGCTGTTGACAGTAACAAAGTTGAACTCGTACTAGAGAATGAACTTGATCGAGAGAAACAAAAGGAGATTAATTTGCTCCTTACAGCTCTAGATGGAGGCTCTCCTCAGAGATCAGGTACTGTAGTCATACACGTCACTGTGCTGGATGCTAATGATAACGCCCCAGTGTTTAGCCAGACCGTTTATAAAGCCAGTCTGCCTGAAAACTCTCCTCCAGATACCATAGTGATTAATGTTAGTGCTACTGACGCAGATGAAGGAGTGAATGGAGATGTGACTTATGATTTAAGTCATGTATCTGATGACGAcgaaaatgtattttctattGATCCTAAAACTGGAGAAATTAAAGTAACTGGATTGATTGACTTTGAAGAAAGGAATTCTTTTGAAATGAGAGTGGAAGCCAAAGATGGTTTAGGACAGACCTCATACGCAAAAGTTATAATAGATGTTACTGATATGAATGATAATGCTCCAGTGATATATCTGAAATCACTGACTAATCCCATACCTGAGAACGTGTCACCTGGTACAGAGGTGGGCATTATTAACGTGCAGGATAGAGACTCTGAGAATAACAGACAGGTCCGCTGCTCCATTCAGCAAAACGTCCCTTTTAAGTTGGTTCCTTCTATTAAAAACTATTATTCTCTGGTGACCACAGGACAACTGGACCGTGAACTAGTGTCTGATTACAACATTACAATCAGTGCCTCTGACGAGGGCTCTccacctctgtcctcctctaaaAGTGTTCAGTTATCTGTAGCAGACATCAACGACAACCCACCTGTGTTTGAGGAACAGTCCTACAGCgcatatgtgagtgaaaataacaaacctGGCTCCACTTTATGTTCCGTTACTGCTCGAGACCCCGACTGGAGACAAAACGGTACAGTGATTTATTCTCTGTTAGCTGGTGAGGTGAACGGTGCCCCGGTGTCCTCCTATCTATCTGTTAACGGAGACACGGGGGTGATCCACGCTGTGAGGTCGTTTGATTATGAACAATTCAGGAGTTTTAAAGTCCACGTGATGGCCAGAGACAACGGTTCTCCTCCGCTCAGCAGCAACGTGACCGTCAGTGTCTTCATATCGGATGTGAATGACAACTCTCCTCAGATACTGTACCCCGCCCCGGAGGGCAACTCCTTCATGACCGAGCTGGTCCCCAAAGCTGCACACGGAGGCTCTCTGGTGTCCAAAGTGATAGCGGTGGACGCGGACTCCGGACAGAACGCCTGGCTGTCCTATCATATAGTGAAATCCACTGATCCGGGACTTTTCACTATCGGTCTCCACAGCGGAGAGATCAGGACACAGCGGGACATTTCTGAGTCTGACAGCATGAAACAGAACCTTATTGTGGCAGTGAAAGATAACGGacagccctctctctctgccacctgTTCCATGTATTTACTGATTTCTGATAACTTGGCTGAGGTGCCAGAACTGAAGGATATTTCTTATGATGAGAAGAACTCCAAACTGACCTCTTATCTGATCATTGCGCTGGTGTCTGTGTCCACCTTTTTTctgaccttcatcatcatcatcctgggTGTGAGGTTTTGTCGCAGGAGAAAGCCCAGACTGTTGTTTGATGGAGCAGTTGCCATCCCCAGCGCTTATCTCCCTCCTAATTACGCAGATGTTGACGGAACAGGAACTTTACGCAGCGCTTACAACTATGACGCCTACCTGACAACAGGTTCTAGAACCAGTGACTTTAAGTTCGTCAGTTCTTACAATGACAACACACTGCCTGCTGACCAGACTCTGAGGAAAAGTCCATCAGACTTTGCTGAGGCGTTTGGGGATTGTGATAGTTCTCCTGAGGTAGGAACTGTTCAAAGTACTTTACTTGTCGCAATGCATTTTTGGCTGGTTTGTCTGCATGTGTTTATGTCTTTGCAatttaaaagtgtttgtttggtcGTTGAAGCAAAGTGTTTATCTAATGGAGGGAAACGAGTGTTTTGGTCAagccttctttttttaattatacgTCAGCAAATAATCACATATTTTGCCTGGTGTCCCTCCAAACCATGGGACTCCAATTGGTGTcgatttgtgatttttgttgttgttcttgtttACGCAGTCAGTGGTCTTTTAATGGGTCATATTCAGGTCCTGTCTCAGAAAGATAAAATTTGTAGGTGA